From a region of the Corallococcus coralloides DSM 2259 genome:
- a CDS encoding RCC1 domain-containing protein, translated as MSLSVRGLAVLAVLAFVAPACNDSSGAAVDVFTSLQLETPDESVASVRLTVSAPGLAARTVTLTQAGGPSGVLTVKLPIHNEKPLSEVLFNMWPYVRSAQSTPEASVGEGAALAVTSVDPEGETLTYAWKAGCVGVFEDIAAATTRFTPTAQPPVVGCKPCDLTVTVTDPHGGRAQETVSTCVKPGPALPVLAEGNGHFLVIRPGGTVWAWGNNVLGQLGTGSTATSEPAPAQVPGLTDIVAVSAGSGYSLALRADGTLFGWGDNTSGQLANEDLATIRRTPVVVEGLPRIAAIATMNVYSLVLGVDGTVWSWGNGRAVPSRVDVPPGISAVAAEYTHGVALHETGTVFTWYTGLSAGATAPTRIDSLSDVVAIASGMGSSLALGADGTVYTWGGGVEPGSRSLPQRVPGLSRVAAIGGGGSFNSLSTALLDDGSLYTWFFYFPNPQRVASLPAMSRLGQSGCIAQRADGAVFSWCTATGDAVQVLSGSPAGP; from the coding sequence ATGTCATTGTCCGTCAGGGGCCTTGCCGTCCTCGCGGTGCTCGCCTTCGTGGCGCCCGCGTGCAACGACTCATCCGGCGCCGCCGTGGATGTCTTCACCTCGCTCCAGTTGGAGACGCCGGATGAGAGCGTGGCCTCCGTCCGGCTCACCGTCTCCGCTCCGGGCCTGGCGGCGCGGACCGTCACGCTGACGCAAGCGGGGGGGCCGTCTGGCGTGCTCACCGTGAAGCTGCCCATCCACAACGAGAAGCCCCTGTCGGAGGTCCTCTTCAACATGTGGCCGTACGTGCGCTCCGCGCAGTCCACTCCGGAGGCGAGCGTGGGCGAAGGGGCGGCGCTGGCGGTGACGTCCGTGGACCCGGAGGGCGAAACGCTGACGTATGCCTGGAAGGCCGGCTGCGTGGGCGTGTTCGAGGACATCGCGGCGGCCACGACGCGCTTCACGCCCACGGCGCAGCCACCGGTGGTGGGCTGCAAGCCCTGCGACCTCACCGTCACGGTCACCGACCCGCATGGCGGCCGGGCGCAGGAGACGGTGTCGACGTGCGTGAAGCCCGGGCCCGCGCTGCCGGTGCTCGCGGAGGGGAACGGCCACTTCCTGGTCATCCGCCCGGGCGGCACCGTCTGGGCGTGGGGCAACAACGTCCTGGGGCAGCTGGGGACAGGCTCCACCGCCACCTCCGAGCCCGCCCCCGCGCAGGTGCCGGGGCTCACCGACATCGTCGCCGTGTCCGCCGGCAGCGGGTACTCGCTGGCGCTGCGCGCGGACGGCACGCTCTTCGGCTGGGGCGACAACACCTCCGGCCAGCTGGCGAACGAAGACCTCGCGACGATTCGCCGCACACCCGTCGTGGTGGAGGGCCTTCCCCGCATCGCGGCCATCGCCACCATGAACGTCTATTCCCTGGTGCTGGGCGTGGATGGCACGGTCTGGAGCTGGGGCAATGGCAGGGCCGTCCCTTCACGCGTGGACGTTCCGCCCGGCATCTCCGCGGTCGCCGCCGAGTACACGCATGGCGTAGCCCTGCACGAGACGGGGACGGTCTTCACCTGGTACACCGGCCTCAGCGCAGGGGCCACGGCTCCCACGCGCATCGACTCCCTCTCCGACGTCGTCGCCATCGCCTCCGGGATGGGCTCGAGCCTGGCGCTGGGCGCGGATGGAACGGTCTACACCTGGGGAGGGGGTGTCGAGCCGGGCTCCCGCTCGTTGCCCCAACGCGTTCCCGGGCTGTCGCGCGTGGCGGCCATCGGCGGTGGGGGCTCGTTCAATAGCCTGTCCACGGCCCTGCTTGACGATGGGAGCCTCTACACCTGGTTCTTCTATTTCCCGAACCCCCAGCGCGTGGCCTCCCTGCCCGCGATGAGCCGCCTGGGCCAGAGCGGTTGTATCGCGCAGCGTGCGGACGGGGCCGTCTTCTCCTGGTGCACCGCGACCGGGGACGCCGTCCAGGTGCTCTCCGGCTCCCCGGCCGGGCCGTAG
- a CDS encoding TetR/AcrR family transcriptional regulator produces MKKKQRLTGAERRIQLMEIGRSVFASKGYEATSIEEVAQQAGVSKPIVYEHFGAKEGLYAAIVDRELEDLVARVSTSIAQGTPRQRFEDAVLAFMAYVKEEPAGFAVLTRDSPTAAARRGLTRVIDDLAQRVSDVFRSEFERAGYPPKVAPIYANALVGMVTQVGHWWAAEGKAFSTENVARHVAALGWMGLRHLPKDPAAPGAKREPRRRS; encoded by the coding sequence TTGAAGAAGAAACAGCGGCTCACGGGCGCGGAACGCCGGATCCAACTGATGGAGATCGGCCGGTCGGTCTTCGCCTCGAAGGGCTACGAGGCGACCTCGATTGAGGAGGTCGCCCAGCAGGCGGGCGTGTCCAAGCCCATCGTCTACGAGCACTTCGGCGCGAAGGAGGGGCTGTACGCGGCCATCGTGGACCGGGAGCTGGAGGACCTGGTGGCGCGCGTGTCCACGAGCATCGCCCAGGGCACGCCCCGGCAGCGCTTCGAGGACGCGGTGCTGGCGTTCATGGCCTACGTGAAGGAGGAGCCGGCGGGCTTCGCGGTGCTCACGCGGGACTCGCCCACGGCGGCGGCGCGGCGCGGACTGACGCGCGTCATCGACGACCTGGCCCAGCGCGTGAGCGACGTCTTCCGCAGCGAGTTCGAGCGCGCCGGCTACCCGCCCAAGGTGGCGCCCATCTACGCCAACGCGCTGGTGGGCATGGTGACGCAGGTGGGCCACTGGTGGGCCGCGGAGGGCAAGGCCTTCTCCACGGAGAACGTGGCCCGCCATGTCGCGGCGCTCGGGTGGATGGGCTTGAGACACCTGCCCAAGGATCCGGCGGCCCCCGGCGCGAAGCGCGAGCCCAGGCGCCGGAGCTGA